TTCTCATAAAGGACAACCATCTTGCTTTGGTCTCTCTCGACGAAGCTATCAAAAGAGCGAAGAGCTTCAGCATTTATAAGGTTGTTGAAGTCGAAGTTGAAAGCTTAGAAGACGCTTTAAGAGCAGCAAAACTTGGTGCTGATGTTATAATGCTCGACAACATGACGCCAGAGCAAGTTGAAGAAACACTCAAGGCTCTAAAGCGTGAAGGTTTAAGAGAGAAAGTGAAAATCGAAGTAAGCGGTGGG
This sequence is a window from Thermococcus sp. 21S9. Protein-coding genes within it:
- a CDS encoding nicotinate-nucleotide diphosphorylase, translating into LIKDNHLALVSLDEAIKRAKSFSIYKVVEVEVESLEDALRAAKLGADVIMLDNMTPEQVEETLKALKREGLREKVKIEVSGGITEENIQDYAKLDIDVISLGALTHSVKNFDVSLEIVRD